The Luteitalea sp. DNA segment GGCGGCGGCGCACGCCCGCCTTGTGCAGATACCTCCACGCGGTCAATGCCGAAATCACGACTCCGCTCTGCTGCCGAAACGCCGACGTCAGGTCATCCAGCGACAGCCGTGGGTGCTCGCGCGCCAGCCGGACCAGCGCTTCGGCCTGCTCCGGCATCAACTTGGGTGGACGCCCACGTCCACGGGAGGAACCAGTCGCAGCCAAGCCACACCTCCATTGAAAAGGGATGTAGCTCATACAAACATGGCTGAATTAGTTTGTCAACACCTTCTTAGTGACCGACTGCAATTACCCTTGCGTTCCGTGACCCCCGAGTACTTCGACGCCATGGGAATCGCGTTCATCGACGGACGCGGCTTTCGTCCTTCCGATGATGACGACACTCCCCGTGTTGCCGTGATCAATGACGCGCTGGCACGGCGCTACTTCGCCGTCGCCAACCCGATTGGAAGGAGGATGCGCTTCGCCGACGCAACCGATGAAACAATCGAGATCGTGGGCCTCGTGACCAACACTCGAACGGAAGCCCTGAGCCAGCACGCGGAGCCCGAGATTTATTTTCCGCTCTGGCAGATGGGCGCGTTCTCCAAGCATCTGATCCTTCGCGCCAGGTCCGATCCGCATGCTCTCGGCCCGCTGGCGAGACGTGCGCTCCATGCCGTCGAGCCCACGGCGTCGGTCGAGCACATCAAGACGATGGCGGACATCCGCCGAGAGTCGGTGGCGCCTCGAACATTCGCCGTGCGCCTGCTGGCGGGCTTTGCCCTCGTGGCAACCGCCTTGGCGCTCGTGGGGATCTACGGGGTGCTTTCCCTGTCGGTCGGCTCACGCACCAAAGAGATCGCTGTACGGATGGCAGTCGGCGCTCAGCGGCAGGAAATCCTTCGGCTGATTCTGGGTGAAGGATTTCGACTGATCCTTCTCGGCTTGGTGCTGGGGATGGGCGTCGCCGTGCTGCTGGGGCAAGCGCTCGCGGCGCTACTCTTCGAAGCAACGCCGACCGATCCGATAGGACTGGCGGCAGCTGCGCTGCTCTTCGGCACCCTGGCGCTGCTGGCGTCCCTGGTGCCCGCTTACCGGGCCGCGCGGGTCGACCCCATGCGGGCGCTACGTCATACATGAGCAGATGAAGGCCGAGTGTTGGGCGGAGCCGAACCGCGCCGTGACGTCCAGTTGCTCAAATGCCCGAGAATCCGTTACACTCGATGTTTCGGATCCGCTCCTACGGGATTCACAGCGGGTTCCCGCGGACGCAACACTAGATAGGGCACTTGGCTCAGTGGTAGAGCATCGCCTTCACACGGCGGGGGTCGGTGGTTCGAATCCACCAGTGCCCACCAACCTTCGCTCACGCTTGCCAACGAGAGCGTGAGCTCCGGTTGGCAAGCCACGCGAAGGTGGAGCCCCTCGTAAGCTCCTATCCATGACACCCACTTATCCGCTCCTGTTCTCCTACCGCGACCTGGTTTTTGGTAACGGCTACGTGGCGGAAGTGGTCGCTACCAACGGCCGCGCCCTGGTCGAGGAAGAGGACGGCGCGATCTGGTTCGAAGGGGTCAATCCTGGTGGGATGGCCGCGTCGGGACGCTCACCGGATGAGGCACATGCGGCCTTCCGCGAGAGGTTCCGGCATGTCCTGGCCGACTTGGCGTCTGAGGCCGAGACGTTCGACGCCTTCCGGCGCGAGGTGGCGCGCTTCTTCGACGAGACCAACGAACCTGCAGAGCGAGACTGGCTCGCCGCGGTGGAGGCGGTCCGCGCCGGCGAGGTGCGAGCGGAAGGGCTTCCGCAGAAACCGGCCGCGTCTCCGCGCAGCGTGCGGGTGCTCATGCGCCACAGCTTCACGGCACGCGATAACGACCCGGAGTTCGAGCAGGCGCTGGCCGCCTAGCGCCGTGGCGCTCGTTCCCCTGAAGCGTGTCTTTGAGATGCTCGATGCCTGCGCGCCTGGATATACCGCCACAGAGACGGTCCACCATTACCGGATCTGCTATCAGCAACGTACCTACGCGACACTCCCACTGGGCGCGCACGGCCCACGGCACAACCCGGAGATCGAGCGCGGCCATGTTCGCCGCATGATCCGTCATCTTCAGCTCGATCCGAGCTGTGTGAATCAATTCTTTCCTGGGCTGCTAAAGTGACGTCCCCCGACCCACTGAGGTAGCGGCTAGGATCAGCGTTTTTAACGTTTGACCAGTACCGCGTCACATTCCGCTGGGAGCACGGCGATGCCTACGAAGTCAAAGTCGAGGACTACCACGACCACGGGTAAGCCCGTACTCGTGCGTGCGGTGCAGCCCGGCAACATCCTGCGCCATGACGTGCTCGACCCGCTCGGGCTCACGCAAACGGCGGCGGCCACCCGGCTCGGGGTGCCAGTCCAAACCGTGAACCAGATCGTTCGCGGCAAGCGCGCTATTTCAGCAGACATGGCCCTGAAGCTCGAACGCGCGTTCGAGGTGTCCGCGGAGTTCTGGCTCCGCCTGCAAAGCGATTGGGACCTGCAGCAAGCGCGCGAGCGGAGCCAGGCGGCCTAGCGCCGTCCGGTCTCACCGAAGCGCGGAAGTGGACGGCCCTCGTCACGGCACTCGTCGCGTGGTCCTTCGGCGCGCTCCTCACCCCAGGTCTCGCATCATGAGACATCGTTGATCCCGAGGGTGTGCGCGGCATAGTATTTCTCCGCCGCAAGACACTCGTTCACGGCCCGTTGGCAATCCTCGATGCGTGCGCTACGTGCGCAAATAGATAGGTGAGCCGTCATGGGACGCACGACCTCACTGCCGTATCGTGCACAGGTCATGAGTCGTGGCCTCCAGATCCTCGATCTGTTGGCCGAGTCAGGCGGAGAGCTTGGGCCCGGCACACTGGCAGCGCGACTCGCGCTTCACCGCAGCACCATTCATCGGATTCTCACGGTCCTCGAGTGTCACGGATTGGTGAGACGCAGCGCCACGCGCGGCAAATACAGCCTCGGCATGAAGCTCTTCACGCTGGGAAACAGAGCCAGCGCCCAGCTCGAGCTCCGCGACCACGCCGAGCCGTTTCTCTACAGGCTCGTGCAGCAGACCGGTGAGGATGCACACCTCTGCATCCTCGACGGCACGGAGATGTTGTCCATCGCGCAGGTGGTAGGTCCGCGCCGCGTGCGCATCCCGGCCACGATCGGACGACGGACGCCCACGCACTGCACGTCGGTTGGGAAGGCGCTGATGGCGTTCCTGCCCGATACCATGCTGGACGCGCTGACCGCACGGCTCGCTCTTCGGCCCTACACCAGTCGTACTCTGACCACCGGGTCCGCCCTCAAGACGGAGCTGATGCGTGTCCGCGAGCGCGGCTTCGCCATCGACAACGAGGAGATCGAAGAAGGTCTACGCTGTGTCGGCGCGCCGGTGCACGATCACACCGGCCAGGTCATTGCATCGATCAGCGTTGCGGCGCCCGCCTCCCATTTGAACAATGAGCGCCTCGCCGCGTTCGTGAGGGCCGTCATGACGGCGGCGCGCGGTTTGTCAGTCGATCTCGGCAACAACGGCGAACGACCGTCCATCGGGGACTTTACCATCCGTAGCACGTAGCGAGGCGGTGGTACCGACCCCCCCGCCTTCCTACCGCCAGCGCACTACTCCACGACCACGACCTCGTGGTCGCTGATGGTCTTGATCTCGAAGCGCACCGCCCCATTCCGGCGTGCC contains these protein-coding regions:
- a CDS encoding FtsX-like permease family protein is translated as MAELVCQHLLSDRLQLPLRSVTPEYFDAMGIAFIDGRGFRPSDDDDTPRVAVINDALARRYFAVANPIGRRMRFADATDETIEIVGLVTNTRTEALSQHAEPEIYFPLWQMGAFSKHLILRARSDPHALGPLARRALHAVEPTASVEHIKTMADIRRESVAPRTFAVRLLAGFALVATALALVGIYGVLSLSVGSRTKEIAVRMAVGAQRQEILRLILGEGFRLILLGLVLGMGVAVLLGQALAALLFEATPTDPIGLAAAALLFGTLALLASLVPAYRAARVDPMRALRHT
- a CDS encoding HigA family addiction module antidote protein — translated: MPTKSKSRTTTTTGKPVLVRAVQPGNILRHDVLDPLGLTQTAAATRLGVPVQTVNQIVRGKRAISADMALKLERAFEVSAEFWLRLQSDWDLQQARERSQAA
- a CDS encoding helix-turn-helix domain-containing protein, with product MGRTTSLPYRAQVMSRGLQILDLLAESGGELGPGTLAARLALHRSTIHRILTVLECHGLVRRSATRGKYSLGMKLFTLGNRASAQLELRDHAEPFLYRLVQQTGEDAHLCILDGTEMLSIAQVVGPRRVRIPATIGRRTPTHCTSVGKALMAFLPDTMLDALTARLALRPYTSRTLTTGSALKTELMRVRERGFAIDNEEIEEGLRCVGAPVHDHTGQVIASISVAAPASHLNNERLAAFVRAVMTAARGLSVDLGNNGERPSIGDFTIRST